A single window of Macrobrachium nipponense isolate FS-2020 chromosome 31, ASM1510439v2, whole genome shotgun sequence DNA harbors:
- the LOC135206939 gene encoding serine/threonine-protein kinase SIK2-like isoform X4: MSEPMARRKFWQILSAVEYCHNRHIVHRDLKAENLLLDVNMNMKIADWGFSNYYTPADTLNTWCGSPPYAAPEVFEGKKYIGPEIDIWSLGVVLYVLVCGALPFDGPTLPALRDRVLSGRFRIPYFMSSDCEQLVRKMLVLDPTKRYTVEQIKRHRWMQAEEPPRVAFDPPTVRAERTTDPNDQVLRVMQELGIDVARTRESLLSEAYDNYTAIYLLLLERLKQHRSSLQSDKHAGLDQQRRRPSSVAEAAMRKMCAVMPSGKGSPTSSHIHTSQLSGFSGSTLGGIISASHPEAMSAGGLNPLISQETFMARPPGHTGRMLPAIPVEQTNLAISCISSFPTSVTHGNFATSASEVETVTTNIIPHVSPPFREQSQDLTVEYTQSHQGIIPTSGTIQTALVGKSYRDNESGASTSIDEGVEADMCDSECSSLVGMTRSGHCTLQSIKSASQQSSETSQCTDSPLGSVTSTESTFESFESQLEPDLGASLSSCSHVSLSSRPLLPPGIPSHILQPQAQLETTPDTPERSHTRSPVNFREGRRASDGLVTQGVIAFRQRLIETEKARGLTELHSVQQEHQALTSLYQAAAVTGSEDTAVRYQSLQQQQQQYSRQWRHSYAGSDEMSRAPLVRQRISLPDTLSSTTQKLLAKETAKDTEYSITKPLQQQLFQHRLQQKRQILQKQAAYPRQSYPGGCELSRRQMVRQASYKLAQQQPVLPPLPVELSAAHLLAGLNQADLACPTIAEHVADQEEEDLDVNPAWRNLASWGTDATAATWHMLPSSLAACQITEAQQQPQTQVSVAETRTWSGLQAWHGGWHQSGAVGAAPWQPVVGTSILPQTVCESPILEMPEHMET; the protein is encoded by the exons GCAGAAAACTTATTATTAGACgtcaatatgaatatgaaaatcgCCGATTGGGGTTTCAGTAACTACTACACCCCAGCCGACACCCTAAATACCTGGTGTGGGTCGCCGCCGTATGCTGCTCCCGAGGTGTTCGAGGGAAAGAAATACATCGGCCCCGAAATCGATATTTGG AGCCTGGGCGTCGTTCTGTACGTCTTGGTGTGTGGAGCGCTTCCCTTTGACGGTCCCACTCTTCCAGCACTTCGGGATCGAGTCCTCTCCGGCCGTTTCAGAATACCTTACTTCATGTCTTCAG ACTGCGAACAGCTAGTGAGAAAAATGCTTGTCCTTGATCCAACGAAAAGGTACACAGTAGAGCAGATCAAACGACATCGGTGGATGCAGGCCGAAGAACCTCCAAGAGTAGCCTTCGATCCACCAACTGTCAGGGCAGAGCGAACTACGGATCCTAATGACCAGGTTCTCAGGGTCATGCAAGAATTAGGCATAGATGTAGCACGAACTAGAGAG AGCTTGCTGAGTGAAGCATATGACAATTACACAGCCATCTATTTATTGCTGTTAGAGAGACTGAAGCAACATCGATCTTCTTTACAATCCGATAAACATGCTGGACTAGATCAGCAAAGACGAAGACCATCTAGTGTGGCAGAGGCAGCTATGCGAAAAATGTGTGCTGTGATGCCTTCAGGGAAGGGTTCTCCTACATCATCTCACATCCACACGTCTCAGCTCTCAGGTTTTTCAGGTAGCACACTTGGAGGAATTATTTCTGCATCCCATCCAGAGGCAATGTCAGCTGGTGGCCTTAATCCTTTGATAAGTCAAGAAACATTCATGGCAAGACCACCTGGTCATACAGGAAGAATGTTGCCAGCAATACCTGTTGAGCAAACTAACTTGGCCATAAGTTGTATATCCAGTTTCCCCACTAGTGTAACACATGGAAACTTTGCCACCTCTGCATCTGAAGTAGAAACAGTGACAACCAACATAATACCCCATGTGTCACCTCCCTTTAGAGAACAAAGCCAGGACCTTACTGTAGAATATACTCAGAGTCATCAAGGCATTATTCCCACAAGTGGAACAATACAAACAGCACTTGTTGGTAAGAGTTATCGTGACAATGAAAGTGGTGCCTCTACATCCATTGATGAAGGTGTTGAAGCTGATATGTGTGATTCTGAATGTAGCTCTCTCGTGGGAATGACTCGAAGTGGTCACTGCACACTGCAGAGCATCAAAAGTGCCTCACAGCAATCTTCTGAAACTTCACAATGTACAGATTCTCCTTTAGGTAGTGTCACTAGCACGGAGTCAACTTTTGAAAGTTTTGAGTCACAACTTGAGCCAGATTTAGGGGCTTCTTTATCATCTTGTTCACATGTGTCTCTTTCTTCAAGGCCATTATTACCACCAGGAATACCATCTCATATTTTGCAGCCTCAGGCACAGCTTGAGACTACACCAGATACTCCAGAAAGGTCACATACTAGATCACCAGTCAACTTTCGTGAAGGTCGTCGTGCTTCTGATGGACTGGTTACTCAAGGTGTCATTGCATTCCGCCAAAGATTGATAGAAACAGAAAAGGCTCGGGGTCTGACTGAGTTGCATAGTGTTCAACAAGAGCACCAAGCACTTACCTCACTTTATCAGGCAGCTGCAGTCACAGGAAGTGAAGATACTGCTGTAAGATATCAAAGTctccaacagcaacagcaacaatatAGTCGCCAGTGGAGACATTCCTATGCAGGATCAGATGAAATGAGCAGAGCTCCTCTAGTTAGGCAAAGAATCTCTTTGCCTGATACTCTTAGTTCCACAACCCAAAAACTTCTTGCCAAAGAAACTGCCAAAGACACTGAATACTCTATAACAAAGCCTTTACAACAACAGCTTTTTCAACATAGACTTCAACAAAAACGTCAGATTTTACAGAAACAGGCGGCATATCCTAGACAGTCCTACCCTGGAGGTTGTGAACTTTCTAGGAGACAAATGGTCCGTCaagcatcttataaattagctcAGCAACAGCCTGTGTTACCTCCGCTTCCAGTTGAGCTTAGTGCTGCCCATTTATTGGCTGGATTAAACCAAGCTGATCTTGCTTGTCCAACTATTGCTGAACATGTTGCTGACCAAGAGGAAGAGGATCTGGACGTTAATCCAGCATGGAGAAATTTGGCTTCTTGGGGTACAGATGCTACAGCAGCAACATGGCATATGCTTCCATCCTCACTGGCTGCATGTCAGATCACTGAAGCTCAGCAGCAGCCTCAGACTCAAGTATCAGTTGCAGAGACTCGGACTTGGAGTGGTCTTCAAGCCTGGCATGGCGGATGGCATCAG AGTGGAGCAGTTGGAGCAGCTCCGTGGCAGCCTGTTGTGGGAACAAGTATATTACCACAAACTGTCTGTGAAAGCCCTATTTTAGAAATGCCTGAACATATGGAAACCTGA